In Pedobacter sp. W3I1, one DNA window encodes the following:
- a CDS encoding Crp/Fnr family transcriptional regulator: protein MLRTNLTFLSFIERFCTENSEEKITLKNFKAGYRFIEQGEKISNIYIIKDGISKCFISEENGKDFIIEFLGKGEVVGELEALKKINCLCNVAAISDVTAYVIPDHLFLSLINKSSEFTTILLQELSTRIIQTSTRASFQQLYTLEYALLKLLKLQADEHISISKEDMAAYLGISVRSFNRSLKLVIDKGGFDTPEFKNILQLTNMKKLLERLK from the coding sequence ATGCTTCGTACCAATCTTACTTTTTTATCTTTTATCGAACGTTTTTGTACAGAGAATAGTGAAGAAAAAATTACGCTAAAAAACTTTAAAGCAGGGTATAGATTTATTGAACAGGGCGAAAAAATCAGCAATATCTACATCATTAAGGATGGGATCAGCAAATGTTTTATTTCTGAAGAAAACGGCAAGGATTTTATTATCGAATTTTTGGGGAAAGGCGAAGTTGTTGGTGAATTAGAGGCTTTAAAAAAAATCAATTGTTTGTGCAACGTAGCTGCAATAAGCGATGTTACCGCCTATGTTATTCCTGATCATCTTTTCCTTTCCCTGATCAATAAAAGTAGTGAATTTACTACAATCTTACTCCAGGAATTGTCTACCAGAATTATACAAACCAGTACACGAGCCTCTTTTCAACAACTATACACCTTAGAATATGCACTTTTAAAATTGCTCAAACTGCAGGCTGATGAACATATTTCCATCTCCAAAGAAGACATGGCTGCCTACCTAGGCATCTCTGTAAGAAGCTTTAACAGAAGCTTAAAGCTGGTAATAGATAAAGGTGGTTTTGATACGCCGGAATTTAAAAATATCCTGCAGCTAACAAACATGAAAAAGCTGCTGGAAAGATTAAAATAA
- a CDS encoding carbonic anhydrase has protein sequence MNVEEVFKNNEKWIADKLAINPDYFTELSKGQSPEFLYIGCSDSRVTAEDLMGIQPGQAFVHRNVANLVNNVDLSVMTVLNYAVRHLKVNHIVVCGHYNCGGVKAAMQPADLGILNPWLRNIRDVYRIHKEELNAIEDEGLRYNRLVELNVQEQCVNLLKTAAVQEAIAQRGLTVHGWVFDIHTGRLIDLKIDFEKILKDIKEIYNLY, from the coding sequence ATGAATGTAGAAGAAGTTTTCAAGAACAACGAAAAATGGATCGCCGATAAACTGGCCATCAATCCTGATTATTTCACTGAACTATCTAAAGGTCAAAGCCCTGAATTTTTGTACATCGGCTGTTCAGATAGCCGTGTTACAGCAGAAGATTTAATGGGTATACAACCCGGACAGGCCTTTGTACACCGAAATGTGGCTAATCTGGTAAACAATGTGGATTTGAGCGTAATGACTGTTCTAAATTACGCTGTACGCCATTTAAAGGTAAACCATATTGTGGTTTGCGGCCATTACAACTGTGGTGGTGTTAAAGCAGCTATGCAGCCTGCAGATTTAGGTATATTAAATCCCTGGTTAAGAAATATCCGCGACGTATACCGTATCCATAAAGAAGAGTTGAATGCCATTGAGGACGAAGGTCTTCGTTATAACAGATTAGTAGAGCTTAATGTCCAGGAGCAATGCGTTAACCTGTTAAAAACCGCAGCAGTGCAGGAGGCAATTGCCCAACGCGGATTAACCGTTCATGGCTGGGTATTTGATATCCACACTGGCCGTTTAATCGACCTAAAAATCGATTTCGAAAAGATTTTGAAAGATATTAAGGAGATTTATAACCTTTATTAG
- a CDS encoding SDR family NAD(P)-dependent oxidoreductase, with translation MSNIFNLAGKTALVTGCKRGIGKAMALALAEAGADIIGVSASLELQGSVIEKEILALGRKFYAYQCDFGKRENTLAFAAQVKADHPVIDILVNNAGTILRKPIAEHPDEYWDEVIAVNQTAPFILTREIGREMIARGSGKVIFTASLLSFQGGITVPGYAASKGAIASLTKAFANEWASKGVNVNAIAPGYIATDNTSALREDQDRSTSILSRIPAGRWGTPEDFKGPTLFLASAASDYVHGTILTVDGGWMGR, from the coding sequence ATGTCGAACATATTTAATTTAGCAGGTAAAACTGCATTAGTTACCGGTTGCAAAAGAGGAATTGGAAAAGCCATGGCTTTAGCATTGGCTGAAGCAGGTGCCGATATTATCGGCGTTTCTGCAAGTCTTGAACTGCAAGGTAGCGTTATAGAAAAAGAAATTTTAGCACTGGGTAGAAAATTCTATGCTTACCAGTGCGATTTTGGTAAACGCGAAAATACCCTGGCTTTCGCCGCTCAGGTAAAAGCCGATCATCCTGTTATTGATATTTTAGTAAATAATGCAGGAACCATTTTACGTAAACCAATTGCAGAGCATCCGGATGAATATTGGGATGAGGTAATTGCTGTAAATCAAACAGCACCATTTATATTAACACGTGAAATTGGCAGAGAAATGATTGCAAGAGGAAGCGGAAAAGTGATTTTCACTGCATCACTATTATCATTTCAGGGTGGTATTACCGTTCCCGGTTATGCAGCGAGTAAAGGCGCAATTGCATCTTTAACCAAAGCTTTTGCCAATGAGTGGGCATCAAAAGGGGTAAATGTAAATGCGATTGCACCTGGTTATATTGCAACCGATAATACTTCTGCTTTACGCGAAGATCAGGACAGGAGTACATCTATTTTATCACGTATCCCTGCAGGAAGATGGGGAACACCAGAAGATTTTAAAGGGCCTACATTATTTTTGGCCTCAGCAGCCAGCGATTATGTTCACGGGACAATTTTGACCGTTGACGGCGGTTGGATGGGAAGGTAG
- the kduI gene encoding 5-dehydro-4-deoxy-D-glucuronate isomerase, with product MNKFESRYAQSPKEVKQMDTAALRDNFLIENVFEPNQVNLTLSHFDRYIVGGAMPVDQKIALPNPDDLKATYFLERRELGIINVGGKAIVTADGEKYELDYKEALYIGKGTKEVFFESASPGKAAKLYINSAPAHHTYPTKKVSKAEAEIVELGTPETANHRIINKLLVNSVLPTCQLQMGMTELKSGSVWNTMPAHTHDRRMEAYFYFEVPKGQSVCHFMGQPQETRHIWMQSDQAVISPNWSIHSGAGTSNYTFIWGMAGENLDYGDMDHCAITELK from the coding sequence ATGAATAAATTCGAAAGCCGTTACGCTCAAAGCCCTAAAGAAGTTAAACAAATGGATACCGCAGCTTTGCGGGATAATTTCCTGATTGAAAACGTATTTGAGCCAAACCAGGTAAACCTAACCTTATCTCATTTTGACAGGTATATTGTTGGGGGTGCCATGCCTGTTGATCAGAAGATCGCACTTCCAAACCCTGATGATTTAAAAGCAACTTACTTTTTAGAGCGCAGGGAACTGGGTATTATTAATGTTGGTGGAAAAGCAATCGTTACTGCTGATGGCGAAAAATACGAATTGGATTATAAAGAAGCTTTATATATTGGTAAAGGTACTAAAGAAGTGTTTTTTGAATCTGCTAGTCCCGGCAAAGCCGCAAAATTATACATCAATTCTGCTCCTGCACACCATACTTATCCTACTAAAAAAGTAAGTAAAGCGGAAGCTGAAATCGTAGAATTAGGTACGCCTGAAACAGCAAATCATAGAATAATCAATAAATTATTGGTGAATAGTGTTTTACCAACCTGTCAATTACAAATGGGCATGACCGAGTTAAAATCGGGCAGTGTTTGGAATACCATGCCGGCACATACACACGATAGAAGGATGGAAGCTTATTTCTATTTCGAAGTTCCGAAAGGGCAGAGTGTTTGCCATTTTATGGGCCAGCCGCAAGAAACCCGTCATATTTGGATGCAAAGCGATCAGGCCGTTATTTCGCCAAACTGGTCAATCCATTCAGGTGCAGGTACAAGCAACTATACCTTTATTTGGGGTATGGCTGGCGAAAACTTAGATTATGGCGATATGGACCATTGTGCCATTACCGAATTGAAATAA
- a CDS encoding DUF2264 domain-containing protein, producing the protein MKYKLIFSALLIFSQLANAQKKATTGAEDRAFWVKTLNRIAYPVIHNLANETLKKNMPLEKAPGYGLNVAKVTYLEALGRTIAGVAPWLALPDDDTAEGKLRKTMRTELLKALANSVNPESPDYISYRSESQPIVDAAYVAHAFLRAPKALWEPLDELTKKRFIEEFKSLRTRSGAYNNWLLFSGLTEGFLLSIGEQYDPARVQFSINKMKEWYVGDSWYSDGEKFSMDYYNSYVIHPMLVDLLKVLVDQKRASQADYDVTLKRMVRYSEYLERIISPEGTYPAYGRSITYRTAAFQALAQTALMEKLPEYVKPSQVRGGLTAVMHKLYDGNQNFDDKGWLVLGFNGHQPEVADTYTSTGSLYMATLGFLTLGLPADHKFWTDAPAPWTSLKAWSGETIKKDYKVEY; encoded by the coding sequence ATGAAATATAAACTGATTTTTTCTGCCCTGCTGATTTTTTCTCAGTTGGCAAACGCACAAAAGAAAGCTACAACCGGCGCTGAAGACCGTGCTTTCTGGGTTAAAACCTTAAACCGGATTGCCTATCCGGTGATTCACAACCTGGCCAATGAAACTTTAAAGAAGAACATGCCTCTAGAAAAAGCACCTGGTTATGGCCTAAATGTGGCTAAAGTTACCTATCTCGAAGCCTTGGGACGTACCATTGCAGGTGTTGCCCCATGGCTGGCTTTACCAGATGACGATACCGCAGAAGGTAAGCTTAGAAAAACCATGCGTACTGAGCTTTTGAAAGCTTTGGCCAATTCGGTAAATCCCGAGAGCCCTGATTATATCAGTTACCGCTCCGAAAGTCAGCCCATTGTTGATGCTGCTTATGTTGCTCATGCCTTTCTCCGAGCGCCAAAAGCATTGTGGGAACCGCTTGATGAGCTCACCAAAAAAAGATTCATAGAAGAATTTAAATCTTTGCGTACCCGTAGTGGTGCTTATAATAACTGGTTGTTATTTTCGGGTTTAACCGAAGGTTTTTTATTAAGCATCGGCGAGCAATATGATCCTGCCCGTGTTCAGTTCTCCATCAATAAAATGAAAGAATGGTATGTAGGTGATAGCTGGTATAGTGATGGTGAAAAATTTAGCATGGATTATTATAACTCTTATGTAATTCACCCCATGCTGGTTGATCTTTTAAAAGTATTGGTTGATCAGAAAAGAGCATCTCAGGCTGATTATGATGTGACCTTGAAAAGAATGGTACGCTATTCTGAATATTTAGAGAGGATCATTTCACCCGAAGGCACTTACCCAGCTTATGGTCGTTCCATCACTTATCGTACGGCAGCCTTTCAGGCATTGGCCCAAACGGCCTTAATGGAAAAATTGCCTGAATATGTAAAACCATCACAAGTTCGTGGTGGCTTAACCGCGGTAATGCATAAACTGTACGATGGAAATCAGAATTTCGATGATAAAGGATGGTTGGTGCTGGGCTTTAACGGACATCAGCCAGAAGTAGCAGATACTTACACTTCTACCGGGAGTTTATACATGGCCACCTTAGGCTTTTTAACGTTGGGACTGCCCGCTGACCATAAATTCTGGACAGACGCACCTGCACCATGGACCAGTTTGAAAGCCTGGAGTGGAGAAACCATAAAAAAGGATTATAAAGTTGAGTATTAA
- a CDS encoding glycoside hydrolase family 88 protein encodes MKKINLIAALLMLTGASSFGQTTRKPMAQLINDEFKFAVDQYKVLAKNIPEGKTPQSFEKGKSINYDIKWWCSGFYSGSLWYIYEQTKDQRIKQEAEAALKVIEPNQTYTGNHDLGFMMYCSFGNAYRLTGKPAYKAVIQRSAESLATRYRPVVKSIQSWNKSKMWECPVIIDNMMNLEMMNWASDNGGDKKYKEISITHANTTLKNHFRPDFSSYHVVDYNPQTGEIIKKVTWQGAANCSAWSRGQGWALYGYTMMYRFTKDPVYLKQAKGIAHFVLNHPNLPADKIPFWDFDAQGIPFAKRDASAGALMASALLELGQYTSGSEKTEFKSAAETMIYSLSSSTYHAKLGENGGFLLMHSTGAYPLNSEIDVPLVYADYYYLEALARYKKWYL; translated from the coding sequence ATGAAAAAAATCAATTTAATTGCCGCATTACTCATGCTTACGGGGGCCAGTTCATTTGGCCAAACCACCAGGAAGCCAATGGCTCAGTTAATTAACGATGAATTTAAATTCGCAGTTGACCAATATAAAGTACTCGCTAAAAATATACCCGAAGGCAAAACACCTCAAAGTTTCGAAAAAGGTAAATCTATAAATTACGATATTAAATGGTGGTGTAGTGGCTTTTATTCGGGCAGTTTGTGGTACATATATGAACAAACAAAAGACCAGCGTATTAAACAAGAGGCAGAGGCAGCCTTAAAAGTAATAGAACCGAACCAAACTTATACCGGAAACCACGATTTAGGTTTTATGATGTACTGCAGTTTTGGGAATGCCTACCGTTTAACAGGCAAGCCAGCATATAAGGCAGTAATTCAGCGTTCGGCAGAATCTCTCGCTACACGTTACCGTCCGGTTGTAAAATCAATCCAATCGTGGAACAAAAGCAAAATGTGGGAGTGCCCGGTAATTATTGATAATATGATGAACCTGGAAATGATGAACTGGGCAAGTGATAATGGTGGAGATAAGAAGTATAAAGAGATCTCTATCACACATGCCAATACTACTTTAAAAAACCATTTCCGGCCAGATTTTAGTTCTTATCATGTAGTAGATTACAACCCTCAAACAGGCGAGATCATTAAAAAAGTTACCTGGCAAGGCGCTGCAAATTGCTCTGCATGGTCGCGTGGACAGGGCTGGGCTTTGTACGGCTATACCATGATGTACCGTTTTACCAAAGATCCGGTCTATTTAAAACAAGCTAAAGGCATTGCACACTTTGTATTGAACCACCCAAATTTACCGGCCGATAAAATTCCTTTCTGGGACTTCGATGCACAGGGTATTCCTTTCGCCAAACGCGATGCTTCTGCAGGTGCGCTAATGGCTTCCGCATTGTTAGAACTTGGTCAGTATACATCAGGAAGCGAAAAAACGGAGTTTAAATCAGCAGCTGAAACCATGATCTATTCGCTATCAAGCAGTACTTACCATGCCAAATTAGGCGAAAATGGAGGCTTTTTGTTAATGCACAGTACAGGTGCTTATCCACTAAACAGCGAAATTGATGTGCCTTTGGTGTATGCCGATTATTATTATTTAGAGGCTTTAGCGAGATATAAAAAATGGTATTTGTAG